The segment ATTGCCTTGACACCTTTAGATAATTTAACAATAGGCATCGGACATAATAAACCCACAGCATCTACAGTAGTATCAGCTTTCATAGTATTACCTCCCTAGTAAACTTTTTTATATTTAAAAATAAGACCTAAAAAACCAGAAAAATCCACAACCTCAACGCCCGCTGCCTTTGCTTGGTCAGGGGATATACCCCGGGCCTTTAAATCAGCGTCCAAAGCGAAAAACTTGCAGCCTTTTTCTTTAACTTGGTTAGTAATTTCCTTATATTCCTCAGGTGCTGCCTTAATAGCATATACTCCGTCCTGTATCAGAATGACCGCACCCTCATCCTGACCCATTGCCAGTTTTAATGCCTGGCGGTAATCCGGTCGGCTAAAAGGTGCCTTATCCAACATGGTGAGCATTATTATCCCCCCCTAAAACTTAATGACTGCTTCTGTTTCCGCGATCAATTGATCCAGCTGCTTGCGGGTTATTACCTCTCCGGCAATGATATCCCCGGCGTCAATGTTGCGCTCTTGTAAAGACTCATCTAAGACAACCAACCGTGCATCAAAATCCGGCAGGTTAGCGTAGGCCTGCCCCAAAGATTTCATTTCTATGTCCTGCGGGTCTTGCTCCGGCAGGACACAAAAAACACCGTCATCAGCCAGTACTACTACTGTCTCCACGTCTAGGCTAGGTCCTCCGATAGCCAATCGAAAAGCTTCTACAGCAGCAGCCGAACCATACGGCGCACTTTTTAAAAAAAGTAGCATTTTATCCATATTTCTCCCCCCCCTACATGGCAAAGTTAATTACTGCATCTACTTCCATAAGCATATCTGCAAAATCCACAATACTGCCCATCTCAATATCATCAGCGAATGCTTCATCAGTAATACCGCGGAACTTAGAACAAGCGCCGCATGCTGCAATTGCTGCCCCCTTATCAGCAAGAGCTTGTAACAGCTGATTAAGATTTCTTTCATCAGGGGTATCAATATTTTTGTTGGCAGCTATTACACCATCGATGTAAAGGAAAATACTTACTTCATGCCCTTCAGCCAAAGCTGTATCAGCAAGTTTTACCACAGTGTCAGCGTTTTCATAAGTATAGGGCCCTGTCTG is part of the Metallumcola ferriviriculae genome and harbors:
- the tusB gene encoding sulfurtransferase complex subunit TusB codes for the protein MLTMLDKAPFSRPDYRQALKLAMGQDEGAVILIQDGVYAIKAAPEEYKEITNQVKEKGCKFFALDADLKARGISPDQAKAAGVEVVDFSGFLGLIFKYKKVY
- a CDS encoding DsrE family protein; translation: MDKMLLFLKSAPYGSAAAVEAFRLAIGGPSLDVETVVVLADDGVFCVLPEQDPQDIEMKSLGQAYANLPDFDARLVVLDESLQERNIDAGDIIAGEVITRKQLDQLIAETEAVIKF
- a CDS encoding DsrE/DsrF/TusD sulfur relay family protein codes for the protein MAHLGMVLQTGPYTYENADTVVKLADTALAEGHEVSIFLYIDGVIAANKNIDTPDERNLNQLLQALADKGAAIAACGACSKFRGITDEAFADDIEMGSIVDFADMLMEVDAVINFAM